GCGCGGTGGGGGTGACCTCTGATGACGGAGGCCGCCCGGTATCGTTAGCGGGCCATGACGCCTGCTTCTTCTCCTCGGGCGCGCCCCCGCCCGTGGTTCCAGCGCTTAGTGCTGGCGCTGGGGGTGGGCATCGTGGGCACCTTGGTGGGAGTGGCCCTGGTGGCGGGCTACGTGGGTATTCGCTTTGGCCAAATCGGCCGGGTGGACAACATCGACTTGCAGAGCGCGGCGGCGGGCGAACCGGCCAACTATTTGATCGTGGGCACCGACAGCCGGGCGGGCCTGGATGCGAGCGACCCTGACGCGGGGAGTTTTCTCGGCGATGCCGGGTGCAACTGCACCGACACGATCATGGTGGTGCGCGTGGACCCCAACGAGGGCACCGCCAGCATTCTGTCGTTCCCGCGCGACCTCTATCTACCGATTGCCGGGAGCGGTAAGACGGCGCGAATCAACACGGCTCACGGTCAGGGAGTACAGGTGCTGATCGACACCATCGAGGAAAACTTCGACATCCCCATCAACCATTACGCCGAGATCGATTTCGTGGGCTTTGAGGAACTGGTGGACGCGGTGGGCGGTGTTCCGATGTGGTTCGACGCACCCGTGCGCGATTCGCATACCGGGCTGTCGATCCCCGGAGCGAAGTGCCAGGTGCTCGATGGGCAGACCGCCCGGCGGTTCGTGCGGTCGCGGTACCTGCAGTACCGAGACGCTGACGGCCAGTGGACCACCGACGGAACCGCCGACCTGGGGCGCATCACCCGACAACAGATCTTCATCCGGCGTGCTGTCGCCAAGGCGGTGAGCAAGGGGTTGACTAATCCCGTCACGCTGAACACTCTGGTGGGGGCGGGGGTATCGAGTGTGCAACTCGACGGCGGGCTGAGTGCCGGTGATCTACTCGGACTCGGGAAGAAGTTTGCTCGCTTCAACGCCGAGGACCTCGAGGGATTCGCCATTCCGTCGCACCCGAAGACCACCAGTGGCGGGGCGATGGTGGAGATCCCCGACATGCGAGAGGCCGAGCCGTACCTCAACATCTTCCGAGGTTTGCCGATCGGGACGGTGACCCCGGGGGTGATCGACGTGACGGTGCTGAACGGTTCGGGAGTAACGGGCCGGGCGGCCGATGCCGCCGGGGCGTTGCAGAAGGTGGGCTTCACCATCACCGACATCGACACGTACAGCAGGAGCGATGTGGGGCGCACCACGGTTCGTTTCGGGGCTGGCGGTGAGGCGATCGCCCGTCGGGTGGCCGACCACATCTCCGGGGGGGCGGCGCTGGTGCCCGATCCCAATGGGACGGCGGGGGCGGTGGTGGTGGTGATTGGTACCGACTTCACCACCGTGCACGATCAGCCCGCCCCCGAGGGCTCGGTCGATGCGGGTCGCACCACCGTCGCTACTACCGGGGGCGCGTCGGCCGCTGGTGATTTTGGAGCCGCCGCCACCAGTACCACCGTGGCCGGGT
The Acidimicrobiia bacterium genome window above contains:
- a CDS encoding LytR family transcriptional regulator, producing MTPASSPRARPRPWFQRLVLALGVGIVGTLVGVALVAGYVGIRFGQIGRVDNIDLQSAAAGEPANYLIVGTDSRAGLDASDPDAGSFLGDAGCNCTDTIMVVRVDPNEGTASILSFPRDLYLPIAGSGKTARINTAHGQGVQVLIDTIEENFDIPINHYAEIDFVGFEELVDAVGGVPMWFDAPVRDSHTGLSIPGAKCQVLDGQTARRFVRSRYLQYRDADGQWTTDGTADLGRITRQQIFIRRAVAKAVSKGLTNPVTLNTLVGAGVSSVQLDGGLSAGDLLGLGKKFARFNAEDLEGFAIPSHPKTTSGGAMVEIPDMREAEPYLNIFRGLPIGTVTPGVIDVTVLNGSGVTGRAADAAGALQKVGFTITDIDTYSRSDVGRTTVRFGAGGEAIARRVADHISGGAALVPDPNGTAGAVVVVIGTDFTTVHDQPAPEGSVDAGRTTVATTGGASAAGDFGAAATSTTVAGYATGEPPVGVRC